TGTGGGGCGACGGCAGCGTCGAGGGCCTCGCCCCCACCCGGTAGGCCGAGCACCCGGCCCACCAAGGCCAGATCCAGCAGCTGGGACGACGTCAGCGTATCCAAGTCCGCCAGCACCGTGTCGACCGAACGGTCCGCGGGAGCCAGATCGACGTAGTCTCGGATGACGGCCTCGCGGTCGGTCGAAACCCCCGAAATGAGCTCGTCCAGTTGCAAGGTGAGCAATCGCCCGTCGGTTCCTAGTTCGACGACGTAGCCGTTGATCTCGTCGGAAATTCGGCGGACCATCTCCAGACGCTGCACCACTACGCACACGTCGCGGGCCGTGACCAGGTCCTCAATCTCGAGCGCGGAAAGCGTCCCCGCCACCTCGTCGAGCCGCGCGCGGTAGCGTTCGAGAGTCTGCAACGCCTGATTCGCGCGCGCCAGGATCGTGTCGGTGTCATCGAGCACGTGCCGGGCCTGCCCGACATAGACGGCGATGATGCGCATGGACTGGCTCACCGAGATCACCGGAAAACCCGTCTGCTTGGCGACCCGTTCGGCCGTGCGGTGCCGGGTGCCGGATTCGGTCGTCTCGATGCTCGGATCCGGTAGCAGCTGGACGGCGGCTCGCACGATCCGGTTTGTGACGGGATCGAAGACGACGGCGCCGTCCATCTTGCACAGTTCACGAAGGCGGGTTGCCGAAAATGGAACGTCCAAAACGAAGCCGCCGGACGAGATTTCTTCGACTACTGAGTCCATCCCGAGAACAATGAGCGCGCCGGTGCGCCCGCGCAGGATGCGTTCAAGCCCATCGCGCAGCTCGGTTCCGGGCGCTACTGCCGCAAGCGTTTCTAGCAGCAACTGGTCATGGTGATCAAGGGTGGAAGCCACAACATGAATCCTAGCGTCAGGAACCTATGAGAATGCCGAATTCACGGCATCGGAAATGGTGTCTGCCTCGATGATCTGCAGCACGTCACGAATGCTTGCCTTTACCCCGCTGACCGAACCGCTCGGAACGATGGCCCGGCGAAAGCCCAATCGTGCCGCTTCGCTTAGGCGCCGCTGCATGCCGGCGACGGGGCGCAGGTCCCCCGACAGCGCCACCTCGCCGAATGCGACGA
This is a stretch of genomic DNA from Rarobacter incanus. It encodes these proteins:
- the disA gene encoding DNA integrity scanning diadenylate cyclase DisA — protein: MASTLDHHDQLLLETLAAVAPGTELRDGLERILRGRTGALIVLGMDSVVEEISSGGFVLDVPFSATRLRELCKMDGAVVFDPVTNRIVRAAVQLLPDPSIETTESGTRHRTAERVAKQTGFPVISVSQSMRIIAVYVGQARHVLDDTDTILARANQALQTLERYRARLDEVAGTLSALEIEDLVTARDVCVVVQRLEMVRRISDEINGYVVELGTDGRLLTLQLDELISGVSTDREAVIRDYVDLAPADRSVDTVLADLDTLTSSQLLDLALVGRVLGLPGGGEALDAAVAPHGYRLLSRVPRLPATVTDRLVNHFGGLQKLLAASVDELMAVDGVGEHRARAVREGLSRLAESSILERYV